Below is a window of Candidatus Omnitrophota bacterium DNA.
TCCGGCATACTGAAATTACGGGACGCGAACCTGATCGTCCTGGCTTTTGAGAAAAACAAATGAAAAAAGGTCTCACTCTTATAGAATTAGTGGTGGCGTCGGTAATAGTGACCATGCTTCTGGTAATCGTCAGTTCATCCTATAGCCTGCATTTTAACTCGATGATCCTGGATATGCGCCTGGCCAATGTCCGCCTGCAGACGGACTACGCCCTGGAAAATATCCGCCTCCATTGCATAAATACTATCCGGATAGAACCCCTTTACTTGTTCCCAGCCGGCATTACCAGCCACAAAACCCGCTTTTGTTTCGAGGGCGAGAACAATGTATACAACATAACTCCGGACACCTTGACAGATAACTCGCAGTACTGTTATTATATAAACACGGACGGAGACCTGGTTTTATCCACCAACTCGGTCAAAGAAGAGCTCCTGATCGAAAAGGCGTACGCCCCGACGGTTTTATTCAGCTATACTGAAGGAGATGAGCCCAATCTGATGCGGGTGAATGTAACCGCGCAGATAAAAAACCATACCATCGTCAAGAACGAGGCTATATCCTTCTGGTTCACCGACATCTTAAACACACAATGATCTATATCATATCGATGACCATAACCTTGTCATTTATCCTGAGCGGAGTCTTCCTCGGGCTTGCCCCTTCTATCCACCGGGTAATAGAGTCGGATTTTCTGCGCAGGGCCTCATCCAATGCCAAGATCGAAGGCCTGCAGATAGGCACTCTCATGTCCAGGTCAAAACCGGGCGTAGACCAGACCCGACAGTTCACTTCCGACCTTATCTTCAAAGAATCCGAAACGATCAAAAAGCTGGTGACCACCATAACAATAAAATCCAACCTCATCAATGTTACCATCGACACCGGGGAATAATATCCCCTGTTACATCAAAAACATCCCCGCGTTTTTTAATTGATCCTCGGCCAGCTGTACGTCGGTTATACGACAACTACGAATTCGCCTTTAAAAGAATGGGATTTTAGGTGGGAAATGATCGTTTCGGGTTTAGCGCGCAGCACTTCCTCGAACTTTTTAGTCAATTCACGGCAAATAACAACCTCTTTTCCCGGCCAGATATCCCGGATCGCGGATAAGGTATCCAGGATCCTGTGGCAGGATTCATAAAAAACAATGGTGTAATCCATTTTAGACAATTCCTGCAGCCTGTTTCTGCGGGCAATGGGTTTATTCGGCAGGAATCCCTCAAAGACAAATTTATGCGCAGGCTTGCCTGAAAGTACCAGGGCATTGATCAAAGCGGTCGGGCCTGGGATCAAAGTCATTGGGATAGAATTGGTTATCGCCAAATTGACCAGGTTATATCCGGGGTCTAAAATGCCCGGGGTACCCGCATCCGAGACCAGAGCGATGTCTTTGCCTTCTTTTAAGATCCTCAAAAGGGATTCGCCTTTGGTAAACCGGTTATGTTGAAAAAAACTAGTGGTGGGGGTTTTAATGCCGTAATGATCCAGGAGTATCCTGCTATGCCGGGTATCCTCGCAGGCAATAAGGTCAACCGACTTCAGCACCTCTATTGCCCTTAAAGTGACATCCCCCAGGTTCCCTATTGGAGTAGCGACTACATATAACATATCTTTGATTTTATTCGACGGTCACTGATTTAGCCAGATTCCTGGGCTGATCCACGTCACAGCCTCTTTTAACCGCGATATGGTAGGCGATCAACTGCAGAGGCAAAGCCGCCAGGAGCGGAGAAAATATCTCGTCGCATCTGGGTACAAAAATAACCTCTCCGGCTTGATCTTTTATCTTTTCATCGCCGCAAGTGGCTATAGCGATGATCTCCCCTTTGCGGGCACGGATTTCTTGAAGGTTGGAAATCATTTTTTCATATACCTTGGACGCGCAGGCTATACAGACAACCGCCCGGTATTCGTCGATCAAGGCAATAGGGCCGTGCTTCATTTCGCCGGCGGCATATCCTTCAGCCGGGATATAGGATATCTCTTTCAATTTCAACGCCCCTTCCAGGGCAGAGGGAAAATTTATATTCCTGCCCAGATACAGGAACGAGCCGAAGTGCGAATGCCGGCGCGCCAGTTCGGCTATTTTATCCTGGCCTTTAAGTACCGCTTCCTGCAGAGAGGGAATCTTTTTCAGGCCTGCCAGATATTTATTTATTTTCTCCGGGGACAGGATATTCCGGATCCGGGCGAGATAAAAAGCAAATATGTACAACGCGGTTATCTGGGCGGTATAGGCCTTGGTCGAAGCTACGCCTATCTCCGGACCGGCATGCGTGTAAATGACCCCGTCGGATTCCCGGGTCAACGTAGAACCAAAAACATTGCATATAGAAAGCACCCGCGCCCCGCGCCGGCGGGCTTCCCTCACCCCGGCCAAAGTATCCGCAGTCTCCCCTGACTGGCTGATGGCGATAACCAGGGTTTTATCATCTATAAGCAGGTCCCTGTAACGGAACTCGCTGGAGACATCAACTACCGTAGATATACGGCAAAGAGATTCCAGTATATATTTGCCCGCTAACCCCGCGTGATAAGCTGTTCCGCAGGCGACTATCGCGATATTATCTATCTTCTTCAGCTGGGACAACGGGATATTCTGCTCTTCAAGCTTTATACTCCCTTTCCCGTAATCGATACTGGCATTTAGGAAATCCCGGATGATCTTGGGTTGCTCGTTGATCTCTTTAAGCATAAAATGCTTGTATCCGGATTTCTGCGCCTGGGTAATATCCCAACTGATCCGCGAGCTCTTGAAAGTTGCCGGTTTGCCTGAAAAATCGGTTATCCTGCAGCGATCCGGGGTAATGACAGCGATGCGGTTTTCTTCCAAAAAGACGATATCCTTTGTGGATCCCAATACAGCCGGGGCATCGGAAGCCAGGAAATTCTCGGACTTGCCTAGCCCCACAATAAGCGGACTGCCCATCCGCGCGCCCACCAATTTCCCTGGCTCCCGGCTAGAGATGACCGCTATGGCAAAAGACCCTTCCAGCTTAGATACGGCTTTCCTGACCGCCCCCTCAAGGTCGACCTTTTTATAAAATTTCTCTACCAGATGAACTATCACCTCGGTGTCCGTCTGGCTTACGAATTTATGCCCCTCTTTAATAAGTTCGCTTTTGAGTTTTGAGTAATTCTCGATGATCCCGTTATGGGCCAGGGCGAGCTCGCCGGTGCAATCCGCGTGTGGATGGGCATTTTCCTGATTAGGCGCACCGTGGGTCGCCCATCGCGTGTGGGCGATGCCGCTTGTTCCGTTGAGCGGTTTTTTTTTGAGGATATTTTCCAGAGCGCTGATCTTACCCGGAGATTTTCTTATGGAAAGTGTTTGTTTGTTGGAAAGGATCACCGCCATTCCGCTGGAATCGTATCCGCGGTACTCCAGCGATTTCAGTCCGTTAAGCAGGATTGGCTGGGCCTGGCGTTGCCCTACATATCCGATTATGCCGCACATATGGCTATAGTTAAACGCTGAAGGGTTTATAGTCGATAATCCATAATCGGTAAACGTTAACGGCGGTTTCTGAAACTATGGACTATAGACTATTGATTATTGACTAATAAATTTACGTCCCCAACCGGATTTGAACCGGTGTCGAGAGCTTGAAAAGCTCTTGTCCTAGACCAGGCTAGACGATGGGGACTGATCGATCTATTCTTCCTCGGCAATCACCGGCGCTACGCAGGAAACACGGTCCTTATCCTTGCCGTCCAGTTTGATAAGGCATACGCCTTGCGAAGCCCTGCCGGTTTCCCGAATATCTTTGATCGAGCAACGCAGGAACATCCCGTTCTGGGTGATCACCATCAATTCGTCGTTATCATTAACTGTCTTAAGATTTACCGCCGGGCCGTTCTTATCGGTAACTTTGATGTTAATAATACCCTTGCCTCCCCTGCGGGTCAAGCGATATTCCTTGGCCGGGGTACGCTTGGCAAAACCCAATTCGGTAACCGTTAATATAGTGGCGTCTTTCTGCACCAGGACCATAGAGATAACCTCGTCTTCTTTACCCAGAGATACCCCCTTGACCCCGCGGGCCGCCCGGCCCATATCCCGGACTTGGTTTTCCGGGAACCTAATCGCCTTTCCTTCTCTTGTCCCGATCAAAAGCTCCTGCTTGCCGTCGGTCAATTCCACTCCGATAAGCTCATCATTATCTTCCAGGGTGATCCCGATGATCCCGCCTTTGCGCGGATTTCCGTAGGCGTCAAGACAGGTCTTCTTGATCGAGCCGAGCTTAGTGACCATAACCAGGAATTTATCCGCGGAGAACTCCCGCACCGGGATGGTCGAGCTGACCTTTTCCCCGGATTTAAGCTCCAGAAGGTTAACTATGGCCTTGCCCTTGGAGACCTTGCTTGCCTGCGGGATCTCATACACCTTGACCCAGTAAACCTGCCCCTTATCCGTGAAAACGAGGAGGTAATCCTTGGTCGAGGCCACAAAAAGATGCTCGATAAAATCTTCTTCTTTCAGGTCCGCTCCGGTCGCCCCCTTGCCGCCTCGTTTCTGTTTGCGGTAGGCGCTTACCGGCAGTCTCTTTATATACCCACCGTGGCTTATGGTCACCACCACATCTTCGTCGGCTATAAGATCGTCAATCTCCAGCTCTTCCACCTCTCCGACAATATCCGTCCGTCGCTCATCCCCGTATTTCTTTTTCAATTCCGCGAGCTCTTCTTTGATGATCCCTTCTATCTTCTTTTCCGAAGCCAGGATCGCCCTGCATAATTCTATTTTCTTTAAAAGCTCCAGGTATTCGGCCTCGATCTTGTCTCGCTCCATCGCGGTCAAACGCTGCAGCTGCATTTCCAGGATCGCCTGGGACTGAACATCGGAAAGCCCGAATTCTTTCATCAGGTTCTCTTTAGCCGCAGGCACGGTTTTGGAGGTCTTGATCACCTTGATGATCCGATCAATGAATTTAAGGGCGATCTTAAACCCTTCCAGGATGTGCGCCCTCTTTAAGGCCTTATCCAGCTCGAACTGTGTCCTTCGCCGGATGATGATCTTTCTATGCCCGATATAACAATCCAGGATCTGGCGCAGATTAAGCACCCGTGGACGGTTTTCCACCAAGGCCAGCATTATAATGCCGAAGGTGGTCTCCATTTGGGTGTGCTTGAAAAGCTGGTTCAGGATTATCTGGGGTTCGACATCGCGCTTCAACTCGATAACAATACGCATCCCGTCTTTATCCGACTCATCGCGAAGATCGGATATACCCTCGATCTTCTTGTCATCGACCAGATCCGCGATAACACTGATCAGCCCGGCCTTTTGAACCTGGTAAGGTATTTCATTGA
It encodes the following:
- the gyrA gene encoding DNA gyrase subunit A; amino-acid sequence: MYTRNEKVNPVSIESEVKDAYLNYSMSVIVGRALPDVRDGLKPVHRRVLFAMQELNLDHSKTYKKCARIVGEVLGKYHPHGDTAVYDTLVRMAQDFSLRYPLVEGQGNFGSVDGDGAAAMRYTEARMAAITDAMLADIDKDTVNFGPNFDASLQEPLLLPAALPNLLVNGSSGIAVGMATNIPPHNLSEVADAIGYILDNPEAEIKDLLRHIKGPDFPTGGVICGKSGIKDAYATGRGKVTVRARAIVEHQKNGKDLIVVNEIPYQVQKAGLISVIADLVDDKKIEGISDLRDESDKDGMRIVIELKRDVEPQIILNQLFKHTQMETTFGIIMLALVENRPRVLNLRQILDCYIGHRKIIIRRRTQFELDKALKRAHILEGFKIALKFIDRIIKVIKTSKTVPAAKENLMKEFGLSDVQSQAILEMQLQRLTAMERDKIEAEYLELLKKIELCRAILASEKKIEGIIKEELAELKKKYGDERRTDIVGEVEELEIDDLIADEDVVVTISHGGYIKRLPVSAYRKQKRGGKGATGADLKEEDFIEHLFVASTKDYLLVFTDKGQVYWVKVYEIPQASKVSKGKAIVNLLELKSGEKVSSTIPVREFSADKFLVMVTKLGSIKKTCLDAYGNPRKGGIIGITLEDNDELIGVELTDGKQELLIGTREGKAIRFPENQVRDMGRAARGVKGVSLGKEDEVISMVLVQKDATILTVTELGFAKRTPAKEYRLTRRGGKGIINIKVTDKNGPAVNLKTVNDNDELMVITQNGMFLRCSIKDIRETGRASQGVCLIKLDGKDKDRVSCVAPVIAEEE
- the rsmI gene encoding 16S rRNA (cytidine(1402)-2'-O)-methyltransferase; translated protein: MLYVVATPIGNLGDVTLRAIEVLKSVDLIACEDTRHSRILLDHYGIKTPTTSFFQHNRFTKGESLLRILKEGKDIALVSDAGTPGILDPGYNLVNLAITNSIPMTLIPGPTALINALVLSGKPAHKFVFEGFLPNKPIARRNRLQELSKMDYTIVFYESCHRILDTLSAIRDIWPGKEVVICRELTKKFEEVLRAKPETIISHLKSHSFKGEFVVVV
- a CDS encoding type II secretion system GspH family protein translates to MKKGLTLIELVVASVIVTMLLVIVSSSYSLHFNSMILDMRLANVRLQTDYALENIRLHCINTIRIEPLYLFPAGITSHKTRFCFEGENNVYNITPDTLTDNSQYCYYINTDGDLVLSTNSVKEELLIEKAYAPTVLFSYTEGDEPNLMRVNVTAQIKNHTIVKNEAISFWFTDILNTQ
- the glmS gene encoding glutamine--fructose-6-phosphate transaminase (isomerizing) encodes the protein MCGIIGYVGQRQAQPILLNGLKSLEYRGYDSSGMAVILSNKQTLSIRKSPGKISALENILKKKPLNGTSGIAHTRWATHGAPNQENAHPHADCTGELALAHNGIIENYSKLKSELIKEGHKFVSQTDTEVIVHLVEKFYKKVDLEGAVRKAVSKLEGSFAIAVISSREPGKLVGARMGSPLIVGLGKSENFLASDAPAVLGSTKDIVFLEENRIAVITPDRCRITDFSGKPATFKSSRISWDITQAQKSGYKHFMLKEINEQPKIIRDFLNASIDYGKGSIKLEEQNIPLSQLKKIDNIAIVACGTAYHAGLAGKYILESLCRISTVVDVSSEFRYRDLLIDDKTLVIAISQSGETADTLAGVREARRRGARVLSICNVFGSTLTRESDGVIYTHAGPEIGVASTKAYTAQITALYIFAFYLARIRNILSPEKINKYLAGLKKIPSLQEAVLKGQDKIAELARRHSHFGSFLYLGRNINFPSALEGALKLKEISYIPAEGYAAGEMKHGPIALIDEYRAVVCIACASKVYEKMISNLQEIRARKGEIIAIATCGDEKIKDQAGEVIFVPRCDEIFSPLLAALPLQLIAYHIAVKRGCDVDQPRNLAKSVTVE